One Sphingomonas sp. FARSPH DNA segment encodes these proteins:
- the miaB gene encoding tRNA (N6-isopentenyl adenosine(37)-C2)-methylthiotransferase MiaB — MNVYDGERMAELMAKDGLVATDDANAADLIVLNTCHIREKATEKVYSDIGRLRKVAGEQGRSPMIAVAGCVAQAEGEEIVRRAKVDVVVGPQAYHNLPDLVAKAAAGAPALDTDMPALSKFGALPARRRVGPSAFLTVQEGCDKFCTYCVVPYTRGAEISRPFAAIVDEAKALVDAGAREITLLGQNVNAWAEDGQDLGSLIRTLDRIPGLARIRYTTSHPNDMTQGLIDAHRDVESLMPFLHLPVQAGNDRVLKAMNRSHDRTSYLRLIDHIRAARPDIALSGDFIVGFPGETEAEFSDTLSLIDAVGYAQAFSFKYSPRPGTPAATMADAVPAAVMDHRLQRLQAHVNRDQHAFNTATVGRTCQVLVERRGKLPGQMLGKSPWLQSVHLMADAAIGDLVDVELVAAGPNSLSGVVRVRQAA, encoded by the coding sequence ATGAACGTCTACGACGGGGAACGCATGGCCGAACTGATGGCGAAGGACGGGCTCGTCGCCACGGACGATGCGAATGCCGCCGACCTCATCGTGCTCAACACCTGCCACATCCGCGAGAAGGCGACCGAAAAGGTCTATTCGGACATCGGCCGCCTGCGCAAGGTGGCGGGCGAACAGGGCCGGTCGCCGATGATCGCGGTCGCCGGCTGCGTCGCGCAGGCGGAAGGCGAGGAGATCGTGCGCCGCGCCAAGGTGGATGTCGTCGTCGGCCCGCAGGCGTATCACAATCTGCCCGACCTGGTGGCGAAGGCGGCGGCGGGCGCGCCCGCGCTCGACACCGACATGCCCGCGCTGTCGAAGTTCGGCGCGCTGCCTGCCAGACGCCGCGTCGGCCCGTCGGCCTTCCTGACCGTGCAGGAAGGGTGCGACAAATTCTGCACCTATTGCGTCGTTCCCTATACGCGCGGTGCGGAGATCAGCCGGCCGTTCGCAGCAATCGTCGACGAGGCGAAGGCGCTGGTCGACGCCGGCGCGCGCGAGATCACGCTGCTGGGCCAGAACGTCAACGCCTGGGCAGAGGACGGGCAGGACCTCGGCAGCCTTATCCGCACGCTCGATCGTATCCCCGGCCTCGCGCGGATCCGCTATACCACCAGCCATCCCAACGACATGACGCAGGGACTGATCGACGCGCATCGCGACGTCGAAAGCCTGATGCCGTTCCTCCACCTGCCGGTGCAGGCGGGCAACGATCGCGTGCTGAAGGCGATGAACCGCAGCCACGACCGCACCTCCTACCTGCGTCTGATCGACCACATCCGCGCCGCGCGTCCCGACATCGCGCTGTCGGGCGACTTCATCGTCGGCTTCCCCGGCGAGACGGAGGCAGAGTTTTCCGATACGCTCAGCCTGATCGACGCGGTCGGCTACGCCCAGGCGTTCTCGTTCAAATACAGCCCGCGTCCCGGCACGCCCGCCGCGACGATGGCGGACGCGGTTCCGGCGGCGGTGATGGACCATCGCCTCCAGCGGCTGCAAGCGCACGTCAACCGCGACCAGCATGCGTTCAACACCGCCACCGTCGGGCGCACGTGCCAGGTGCTGGTCGAACGCCGCGGCAAACTGCCCGGCCAGATGCTGGGCAAATCGCCATGGCTGCAATCGGTGCATCTGATGGCGGATGCCGCGATCGGCGACCTCGTCGACGTCGAACTCGTCGCCGCCGGCCCCAATTCGCTGTCGGGCGTCGTCAGGGTGCGGCAGGCGGCGTGA
- a CDS encoding lysophospholipid acyltransferase family protein: MGGNLRLAARLTALIVALLAALALHGLWRLVRLPSPWPRLFLGNVARIVGARIHVVGTPLRRDVVFLANHLSWIDILLIAGATGSAFVAKGELARVPLIGWLCTLNRTIFVSREDRLGIAEQIARLRAAIGEGWAVTIFPEGTTGDGVTLLPFKASLLAALDPPPPATQVQPIRIDYGDATTELAWVGDEPGQSHALRVLRRRGRFDATLRCLTPFDPASCGGRKAVAATARDRIALAIL, translated from the coding sequence GTGGGCGGCAACTTGCGTCTCGCCGCCCGCCTTACGGCACTGATCGTCGCGCTGCTCGCGGCGCTGGCGCTTCACGGCTTGTGGCGGCTGGTCCGCCTGCCCTCGCCCTGGCCGCGACTGTTCCTGGGCAATGTCGCGCGCATCGTCGGCGCGCGTATCCACGTCGTCGGTACGCCGCTGCGCCGCGACGTCGTCTTCCTCGCCAATCACCTCAGCTGGATCGACATCCTGCTCATCGCCGGCGCGACGGGCAGCGCCTTCGTCGCCAAGGGCGAGCTGGCGCGCGTGCCGCTGATCGGCTGGCTGTGTACGCTCAACCGCACGATCTTCGTCTCGCGCGAGGATCGGCTGGGCATCGCGGAGCAGATCGCCCGGTTGCGCGCGGCGATCGGCGAAGGCTGGGCGGTGACGATCTTTCCGGAAGGCACGACGGGCGACGGGGTGACGCTGCTGCCATTCAAGGCATCGCTGCTCGCCGCGCTCGATCCGCCGCCGCCTGCGACACAGGTCCAACCAATCCGGATCGATTACGGCGACGCAACCACCGAACTCGCCTGGGTCGGCGACGAACCCGGACAGTCCCATGCGTTACGCGTCCTGCGGCGGCGCGGCCGGTTCGACGCCACCCTCCGCTGTCTCACGCCTTTCGACCCGGCGAGCTGCGGCGGACGCAAGGCGGTCGCGGCGACGGCGCGCGACCGCATCGCACTGGCAATACTGTAA
- a CDS encoding Fur family transcriptional regulator has protein sequence MPRKIDLEALCAQKGLRITEQRRVIARVLSEAEDHPDVEKVYERASAIDPGISIATVYRTVRLFEEAGILDRHDFGDGRARYEPAPEAHHDHLIDVETGRVIEFVDPEVEQLQKAIAERLGFRLVDHRMELYGVSLDRKS, from the coding sequence ATGCCTCGCAAGATCGACCTCGAAGCCCTTTGCGCCCAGAAGGGCCTGCGTATCACCGAACAGCGCCGCGTCATCGCGCGCGTCCTGTCCGAGGCGGAGGACCATCCGGACGTCGAGAAGGTGTACGAGCGCGCGTCGGCGATCGATCCGGGCATCTCGATCGCCACCGTCTACCGCACGGTGCGCCTGTTCGAGGAAGCGGGTATCCTCGACCGTCACGATTTCGGCGACGGCCGCGCGCGCTACGAGCCTGCGCCGGAAGCGCATCACGACCATCTGATCGATGTCGAGACGGGCCGCGTCATCGAATTCGTCGATCCCGAGGTCGAGCAGTTGCAAAAGGCGATCGCCGAGCGGCTGGGCTTCCGCCTCGTCGACCATCGCATGGAATTGTACGGCGTCAGCCTCGACCGCAAGAGCTGA
- a CDS encoding M16 family metallopeptidase, whose product MAFLSRALAPVLLLALANPLAGQTGPAATPAVKVDTGAWLYKGSDLPPDPAWSFGTLPNGLRYAVRKNGVPPGQVSIRVRIDAGSLNESDSQRGYAHFIEHLSFRGSEYVPDGEAKRVWQRFGATFGSDSNASTTPTQTLYKLDLPAATPQTLDESLKILSGMMEKPTLTDAAVAAERPIVLAERREQPGPQVRLADAMNALFFAGQPLADRSPIGTLKTLEAATGASIKAFHDRWYRPERAVVIISGDVDAATLGQLVVKHFADWKGNGPAPADPDFGQPDPKQPTSATLVEPGLPPLVMMGVVRPWHFNNDTKAFNQNRMVDTIAAKVLSRRLERRARAGASFVQANVDLDDRSRSANMTTVLILPVGDKWEQALKDVRAEIADAEKTPPTQAEIDREYADYEVAIRNAVETARVEASAKQADDMAGALDIRETVTAPQNQYDILADAKKAGMFNPAAVLASTKKIFTGVATRALVNTRTAEKGTAEKLAAALKADVSQLTVKRAAQGSVDFAKLPALGAPGKVVSRQQAQGLPLETVSFANGVRLLLFPNPDDTGRVFVRVRFGRGYNALPADRQSLGWSGDLALMESGIGNLGQNDLDQLTAGRQLGLDFDIDDDAFSIAALSSPKDYADELTLIAAKLAAPRWDAAPVLRAKEAALTAIPGYQSSADGVLSRDLEGLLHDGDPRWRTPDAKAIDALTPAAFKAFWAPMLASGPIEVDVFGQVDADAAIAAVAKSFGALPPRSAATPPPPPVRFPAHVATPIVRLHDGPETQAAAVIAWPTGAGMADSGTSRQLEVLAQVFSDRLFEKMRQAAGASYSPGVASTWPKGLPGGGRLMAMSQVAPANVPLFFRLSREIAADLAANPVSDDELARVKGPLQQLYQRAATSSLFWMRELSGSAFDPTRLEATQHIGRDFGAVTPASLQQTAAKYLVPSRDWTLAVVPRKTAGK is encoded by the coding sequence ATGGCGTTCCTCTCCCGCGCGCTCGCGCCCGTACTGCTTCTCGCTCTCGCCAACCCGCTTGCCGGCCAGACCGGCCCGGCCGCGACGCCGGCCGTAAAGGTCGACACCGGCGCGTGGCTGTACAAGGGCAGCGACCTGCCGCCCGACCCGGCGTGGAGCTTCGGCACGCTGCCCAACGGCCTGCGCTACGCGGTGCGCAAGAACGGCGTCCCGCCGGGGCAGGTGTCGATCCGCGTGCGCATCGACGCAGGCTCGCTCAACGAGTCGGACAGCCAGCGCGGCTATGCCCATTTCATCGAGCATCTGTCATTCCGCGGGTCGGAATACGTTCCCGACGGCGAGGCGAAGCGTGTGTGGCAAAGGTTCGGCGCGACCTTCGGCTCCGATTCAAACGCTTCGACGACGCCGACGCAGACGCTCTACAAGCTCGATCTTCCCGCCGCGACGCCGCAGACGCTGGACGAGAGCCTGAAGATCCTGTCGGGCATGATGGAAAAGCCGACGCTGACCGACGCCGCGGTCGCCGCCGAGCGCCCGATCGTCCTCGCCGAGCGGCGCGAACAGCCGGGGCCGCAGGTGCGCCTCGCCGATGCGATGAACGCGCTGTTCTTCGCCGGCCAACCGCTCGCCGACCGATCGCCGATTGGCACGCTGAAGACGCTGGAGGCGGCGACCGGCGCGAGCATCAAGGCGTTTCACGACCGCTGGTACCGGCCCGAACGCGCCGTCGTCATCATCTCCGGCGACGTCGATGCCGCAACGCTCGGCCAGCTCGTCGTCAAGCATTTCGCCGACTGGAAGGGCAATGGCCCTGCCCCCGCCGACCCCGATTTCGGCCAGCCCGATCCGAAGCAGCCGACCAGCGCGACCCTGGTCGAACCGGGCCTGCCGCCGCTCGTCATGATGGGCGTCGTGCGCCCGTGGCACTTCAACAACGACACCAAGGCGTTCAACCAGAACCGGATGGTCGACACGATCGCCGCCAAGGTGCTGAGCCGCCGACTGGAGCGCCGCGCGCGTGCCGGCGCCAGTTTCGTGCAGGCGAACGTCGACCTCGACGACCGGTCGCGATCGGCGAACATGACGACCGTCCTGATCCTGCCCGTCGGCGACAAATGGGAACAGGCGCTGAAGGATGTGCGCGCGGAGATCGCCGATGCGGAAAAGACCCCGCCGACGCAGGCCGAGATCGACCGCGAATATGCCGATTACGAGGTCGCGATCCGCAATGCGGTGGAGACGGCGCGCGTCGAGGCGAGCGCGAAACAGGCGGACGACATGGCCGGCGCGCTCGACATCCGCGAAACCGTGACCGCGCCGCAGAACCAGTATGACATCCTGGCCGATGCGAAAAAGGCCGGGATGTTCAACCCCGCCGCCGTGCTTGCGTCCACGAAGAAGATCTTCACCGGCGTCGCGACGCGCGCGCTGGTCAACACGCGTACCGCGGAAAAAGGCACGGCGGAAAAGCTCGCTGCCGCGCTCAAGGCCGACGTGTCGCAGCTGACCGTGAAACGCGCGGCGCAGGGGTCGGTCGACTTCGCGAAGCTGCCCGCGCTCGGTGCGCCGGGCAAGGTCGTCTCCCGCCAGCAGGCGCAGGGCCTGCCGCTGGAAACGGTCAGCTTCGCCAACGGCGTGCGCCTGCTGCTCTTCCCCAACCCCGACGATACGGGGCGCGTCTTCGTGCGCGTGCGCTTCGGGCGCGGCTACAACGCGCTGCCTGCGGATCGCCAGTCGCTTGGCTGGTCGGGGGACCTTGCGCTGATGGAAAGCGGGATCGGCAATCTCGGCCAGAACGACCTGGACCAGCTGACCGCGGGGCGCCAGCTCGGCCTCGATTTCGACATCGACGACGACGCTTTCTCGATCGCCGCGCTGTCGAGCCCGAAGGATTATGCCGACGAGCTGACGCTGATCGCCGCCAAGCTCGCCGCGCCGCGCTGGGACGCCGCGCCCGTGCTGCGTGCCAAGGAAGCGGCGCTGACCGCGATTCCCGGTTATCAGTCGTCTGCCGACGGCGTGCTGTCGCGCGATCTCGAGGGGCTGCTCCACGACGGCGACCCGCGCTGGCGCACCCCCGATGCCAAGGCGATCGACGCGTTGACCCCGGCCGCGTTCAAGGCGTTCTGGGCGCCGATGCTCGCCAGCGGCCCGATCGAGGTCGACGTCTTCGGCCAGGTCGACGCCGATGCCGCGATCGCCGCGGTGGCGAAGAGCTTCGGCGCGCTGCCGCCGCGCAGCGCCGCCACGCCGCCGCCGCCGCCCGTCCGCTTCCCCGCGCACGTCGCGACGCCGATCGTGCGCCTACACGATGGGCCGGAAACGCAGGCGGCGGCGGTGATCGCGTGGCCGACCGGCGCCGGCATGGCGGACAGCGGCACATCGCGGCAGCTGGAGGTGCTGGCGCAGGTGTTCAGCGACCGGTTGTTCGAAAAGATGCGCCAGGCGGCGGGTGCCAGCTACAGCCCCGGCGTGGCGAGCACATGGCCCAAGGGGCTACCGGGCGGCGGGCGCCTGATGGCGATGAGCCAGGTCGCGCCGGCCAACGTGCCGCTGTTCTTCCGCCTGTCGCGCGAGATCGCCGCCGACCTCGCCGCGAATCCGGTCAGCGACGACGAGCTGGCGCGCGTAAAGGGGCCGCTGCAACAGCTGTATCAGCGCGCCGCGACGAGCAGCCTGTTCTGGATGCGCGAGCTGTCGGGGAGCGCCTTCGACCCGACGCGGCTGGAGGCGACGCAGCACATCGGCCGCGATTTCGGCGCCGTGACGCCCGCCTCGCTGCAACAGACCGCCGCGAAATACCTCGTCCCGTCGAGGGACTGGACGCTGGCAGTCGTGCCCCGCAAGACGGCGGGCAAATAA
- a CDS encoding aspartyl/asparaginyl beta-hydroxylase domain-containing protein produces MTAGASDIGMPEHDGALRQKFGSETCARRHRPDMPIFGGTPADRPRPVSAGGWLRAVIDRTIAASSLVSTAPVLDMRTFGWTALLRDRWRAIRDEAMRIVPPAQGAVRSVALWEHGDRVVETLVRCPVTAAAIAAIPGLDGACFAILAPGAHVPARRGVSKALVTCHLGLVVPRDGDVRMRVGDRYLRWAEGETLVFDDSCAHESWNDAAAMRMVLEVRFRRPLRQPGRWLADAVLKAARRG; encoded by the coding sequence ATGACGGCCGGCGCAAGCGACATCGGCATGCCCGAACACGACGGGGCATTGCGGCAGAAATTCGGCAGCGAGACGTGCGCCCGCCGACATCGTCCTGACATGCCGATTTTTGGCGGGACGCCGGCGGATCGGCCCCGTCCCGTGTCCGCCGGCGGCTGGCTGCGGGCGGTTATCGACCGGACGATCGCCGCCTCGTCCCTGGTTTCGACCGCGCCGGTGCTCGACATGCGCACCTTCGGCTGGACCGCGCTGCTGCGCGACCGCTGGCGGGCGATCCGCGACGAGGCGATGCGGATCGTCCCGCCTGCGCAGGGCGCGGTGCGGTCGGTCGCCTTGTGGGAACATGGCGATCGCGTCGTCGAGACGCTGGTGCGCTGTCCCGTCACCGCCGCCGCCATCGCGGCAATCCCCGGACTGGACGGCGCCTGTTTCGCGATCCTCGCGCCCGGCGCGCACGTCCCGGCGCGGCGCGGCGTCAGCAAGGCGTTGGTGACCTGCCACCTGGGGCTGGTCGTGCCGCGCGACGGCGATGTGCGGATGCGGGTCGGCGACCGCTATTTGCGGTGGGCGGAGGGGGAGACGCTGGTGTTCGACGACAGCTGCGCCCACGAAAGCTGGAACGACGCGGCGGCGATGCGGATGGTGCTGGAGGTCCGCTTCCGGAGACCGCTTCGCCAGCCGGGCCGCTGGCTCGCGGACGCGGTGCTGAAGGCGGCGCGGCGGGGTTAA
- a CDS encoding NifU family protein: MLIETEATPNPATLKFLPGRTVMDAGTRDFATPEEAEASPLAEALFALGDVTGVFFGRDFVSVTAAPGVDWIGLKPDVLAILLDHFSANMPLFREARAGFSVPPAQEDVVDDPADADIVAQIRELIDTRVRPAVANDGGDIVYRGFDKGKVYLRMQGACAGCPSSSATLKSGIEQLLKYYVPEVTEVRAV, from the coding sequence ATGCTGATCGAAACCGAAGCCACGCCCAACCCGGCGACGCTCAAGTTCCTGCCCGGCCGCACCGTCATGGATGCCGGCACGCGCGACTTTGCCACCCCCGAGGAAGCGGAGGCGAGTCCGCTGGCCGAGGCGCTGTTCGCGCTCGGCGACGTCACGGGGGTGTTCTTCGGCCGCGACTTCGTGTCGGTGACCGCCGCGCCGGGCGTCGACTGGATCGGATTGAAGCCCGACGTGCTCGCCATCCTGCTCGATCATTTCTCCGCCAACATGCCGCTGTTCCGCGAGGCGCGCGCCGGGTTCAGCGTGCCGCCCGCGCAGGAGGATGTCGTCGACGATCCCGCCGACGCCGACATCGTCGCGCAGATCCGCGAACTGATCGACACGCGCGTGCGTCCGGCCGTCGCCAACGACGGCGGTGACATCGTCTATCGCGGGTTCGACAAGGGCAAGGTCTATCTGCGCATGCAGGGCGCCTGCGCCGGCTGCCCCTCGTCGAGCGCGACGCTGAAGAGCGGCATCGAGCAACTGCTGAAATATTATGTCCCCGAAGTCACCGAAGTGAGGGCGGTCTGA
- a CDS encoding malonic semialdehyde reductase: MSEPLSDAALDTIFRNARSYNAYRDTPVDEATLRQIWDLMKWGPTSANQLPARLVWCVSAEAKAKLADCAADGNKDKILKAPVTAIVAMDVEFHEHLPTLFPHADAKSWFDGNLPLREASAFRNSSLQGAYFIIAARALGLDTGPMSGFDQGAVDKAFFADQPGVRTNFIATLGYGDPASLYPRSPRPEFELFNRIV, translated from the coding sequence ATGTCCGAACCGCTGTCCGACGCCGCGCTCGACACGATCTTTCGCAACGCACGCAGCTACAACGCCTATCGCGACACGCCGGTCGACGAAGCGACGCTGCGCCAGATCTGGGACCTGATGAAATGGGGTCCGACGTCCGCCAACCAGCTGCCCGCGCGGCTAGTCTGGTGCGTCAGCGCGGAGGCGAAGGCGAAGCTCGCCGACTGCGCCGCCGACGGCAACAAGGACAAGATCCTGAAGGCGCCCGTCACCGCGATCGTCGCGATGGACGTCGAATTCCACGAACATCTGCCGACGTTGTTTCCGCACGCCGACGCCAAGTCGTGGTTCGACGGCAATCTGCCGCTGCGCGAAGCTTCCGCCTTCCGCAATTCGTCGTTGCAGGGCGCCTATTTCATCATCGCGGCGCGCGCGCTCGGCCTGGACACGGGGCCGATGTCGGGCTTCGACCAGGGCGCGGTCGACAAGGCGTTCTTCGCCGACCAGCCGGGCGTGCGTACCAACTTCATCGCGACGCTGGGCTATGGCGATCCGGCGAGCCTGTATCCCCGCTCGCCGCGCCCGGAATTCGAGCTTTTCAATCGCATCGTCTGA
- the tsaB gene encoding tRNA (adenosine(37)-N6)-threonylcarbamoyltransferase complex dimerization subunit type 1 TsaB, producing MTAARTLVIDTATAACSVALIDSAGGPGGEAHEVVGRGHAERLLPMIAALPGGGRAAHILVDVGPGSFTGIRVGIAAARALALGWGASVAGYSSLALIAMDQFMSAQHRGPFAVAIEGGHGEVFVQRFAGAPDFGATDAFVSLKPADAIARIGDLPVVGNGVARLAGLPPVQVGPALLPRAALALALPEAYRALPAKPLYGRAPDAKLPGGLTPPIPVI from the coding sequence ATGACCGCCGCCCGCACGCTCGTGATCGACACCGCCACCGCCGCCTGCTCGGTCGCGCTGATCGACTCCGCCGGCGGTCCGGGCGGCGAGGCGCATGAGGTTGTCGGCCGCGGCCATGCCGAACGCCTGTTGCCGATGATCGCCGCGCTGCCCGGCGGCGGCCGGGCCGCGCATATCCTGGTCGACGTCGGCCCGGGCAGCTTCACCGGCATCCGCGTCGGCATCGCCGCCGCGCGCGCGCTGGCGCTGGGCTGGGGGGCGAGCGTTGCCGGCTATTCGTCGCTCGCGCTGATCGCGATGGACCAGTTCATGAGCGCGCAGCATCGCGGCCCGTTTGCGGTCGCGATCGAGGGGGGGCATGGCGAGGTGTTCGTGCAACGCTTCGCCGGCGCCCCCGATTTCGGCGCGACGGATGCCTTCGTGTCGCTGAAGCCGGCGGATGCGATCGCGCGGATCGGCGATCTGCCCGTGGTCGGCAACGGCGTCGCGCGACTTGCGGGCCTGCCACCGGTGCAGGTCGGGCCGGCGCTGCTGCCGAGGGCGGCGCTCGCGCTCGCCCTGCCGGAGGCGTATCGCGCGCTGCCGGCGAAACCGCTCTACGGCCGCGCGCCGGACGCCAAGCTGCCCGGCGGCCTCACCCCGCCGATACCCGTGATCTGA
- a CDS encoding GNAT family N-acetyltransferase, producing the protein MATRAISLRTGDARDVAVVDALMAAAFDPRFGEAWTRSQCLGVMAMPGVRLTIAQVDDLPAGFAMVRSVADEAELLLLAVAPPYRRRGVAGALLRAVIAEAQGAGIATLHLEVRAGNDAVRLYETHGFAKVGERRGYYRGRTGESFDAHTYRRAI; encoded by the coding sequence ATGGCGACGCGCGCGATCTCGCTCAGGACCGGCGATGCGCGCGACGTCGCGGTGGTGGATGCGCTGATGGCGGCGGCGTTCGACCCGCGTTTCGGCGAGGCGTGGACGCGCAGCCAGTGCCTGGGCGTGATGGCGATGCCGGGCGTCAGGCTGACGATCGCGCAGGTCGACGACCTCCCCGCCGGCTTCGCGATGGTGCGCAGCGTCGCGGACGAGGCGGAATTGCTGCTGCTCGCGGTCGCGCCGCCCTATCGCCGGCGCGGCGTCGCGGGGGCCTTGCTGCGCGCGGTGATCGCAGAGGCGCAGGGCGCGGGCATAGCCACGCTGCATCTTGAGGTGCGCGCGGGCAACGACGCGGTGCGCCTGTACGAGACGCACGGCTTCGCCAAGGTCGGCGAACGTCGCGGCTATTACCGCGGCCGGACGGGTGAAAGCTTCGACGCGCACACGTACCGCCGCGCGATCTGA
- a CDS encoding TadE/TadG family type IV pilus assembly protein, whose protein sequence is MTRLASFVARLRADRRGAAFMIFAFALLPLSFAVGMGIDYARAMKAQTKLNAIADAAALTAVSKPVMAAPDSTAAGFAITMFNTQAAAVVAGNQIQITSLTAVAPTDANGRRTATVTYTATSHNLFSRLLGMGVLNIGGTSQTTNATAPNINFYMLLDVSGSMALPTTTAGLAKVAASNGRQCQFACHSVNDLKGTDANGNQADLYGVAKSYGLTLRIDEEGTAVSKLVSDAASTSSKNGATYKMGIASFHGAGGFQSLYDINDSRGLQGASTVTTNLTPSLYWSNGCPTQACSTTDVGWNDQDTGSSDAFQRMNALIASDPGTGINGAPPQATMFVITDGMRDEQRPGGRPEIGFDTTKCDMIKARGIRIAVLYTEYLPQSLANDGWSQANVAPYLYQVEPALKSCASPGLYTKVTSDQDIYTALDALFQNAVATARIAG, encoded by the coding sequence ATGACGCGCCTGGCTTCATTCGTCGCCCGCCTGCGCGCCGACCGGCGCGGCGCGGCCTTCATGATCTTCGCCTTCGCGCTCCTGCCGCTGTCGTTCGCGGTCGGCATGGGCATCGACTATGCCCGCGCGATGAAGGCGCAGACCAAGCTCAACGCGATCGCGGACGCCGCTGCGCTGACGGCGGTCAGCAAGCCCGTCATGGCCGCCCCCGACAGCACGGCGGCCGGCTTTGCGATCACGATGTTCAACACGCAGGCCGCCGCGGTGGTCGCTGGAAACCAGATCCAGATCACCTCGCTCACCGCGGTCGCGCCGACGGATGCGAACGGCCGGCGGACAGCGACGGTCACCTATACCGCGACCTCGCACAATCTGTTCTCGCGCCTGCTCGGCATGGGCGTGCTCAACATCGGCGGGACGTCGCAGACGACGAACGCCACCGCGCCCAACATCAATTTCTACATGCTGCTCGACGTGTCCGGCTCGATGGCGTTGCCGACGACGACCGCCGGCCTCGCGAAGGTCGCGGCGAGCAACGGGCGACAATGCCAGTTCGCCTGTCATTCGGTGAACGACCTGAAGGGGACGGACGCCAACGGCAATCAGGCCGATCTGTACGGGGTCGCCAAATCCTATGGGCTGACCCTCAGGATCGACGAAGAGGGCACGGCGGTGTCGAAGCTCGTCTCCGACGCGGCCAGCACCTCCAGCAAGAATGGCGCAACCTACAAGATGGGCATCGCCAGCTTCCATGGCGCCGGCGGGTTCCAAAGCCTGTACGACATCAACGACTCCCGCGGGCTGCAGGGGGCATCGACCGTCACGACCAATCTGACGCCGTCTTTGTATTGGTCGAACGGCTGCCCGACGCAGGCGTGCAGCACCACCGATGTCGGCTGGAACGACCAGGATACGGGCAGCAGCGATGCGTTTCAGCGGATGAATGCGCTGATCGCGAGCGATCCCGGCACGGGCATCAACGGCGCGCCGCCGCAGGCGACGATGTTCGTCATCACCGACGGCATGCGTGACGAACAGCGTCCGGGCGGGCGGCCGGAAATCGGCTTCGACACGACCAAATGCGATATGATCAAGGCACGCGGCATCCGCATCGCGGTGCTGTACACCGAGTATCTGCCGCAATCGCTCGCCAATGACGGATGGTCGCAAGCGAACGTTGCGCCCTATCTGTATCAGGTCGAGCCCGCGTTGAAGTCGTGCGCGTCGCCGGGGCTGTACACCAAGGTCACATCGGACCAGGACATCTACACCGCGCTCGACGCCCTGTTCCAGAATGCGGTGGCGACCGCGCGCATCGCGGGGTGA
- a CDS encoding TadE/TadG family type IV pilus assembly protein — protein sequence MRISLRLRPVARPAMLRRDRRGTVLVEFAVMLPVMLVLWMGSLQIEDGIACNRKVTIATRAVADLVAQNVSGSVAASDLDSNLAAATQVLAPYPAGAASIRITEVTTDATLKTTVQWSRGYNAVAAVPGQVVTIPVAMRIPGAYFLFAEVTYAYKPPMNFGFVGPLKLGDSLYMLPRNSNKIDCTGC from the coding sequence ATGCGCATCAGTCTGCGCCTTCGCCCCGTCGCGCGGCCGGCGATGCTGCGACGCGACCGACGCGGCACGGTGCTGGTCGAATTCGCCGTCATGCTGCCGGTGATGCTCGTCCTGTGGATGGGCAGCCTGCAGATCGAGGACGGGATCGCGTGCAACCGCAAGGTGACGATCGCGACCCGCGCCGTCGCCGATCTCGTCGCGCAGAACGTCAGCGGATCGGTCGCCGCCAGCGATCTCGACAGCAACCTCGCCGCCGCGACGCAGGTGCTCGCCCCCTATCCCGCCGGCGCGGCGAGCATCCGGATCACCGAGGTTACGACCGACGCCACATTGAAGACGACCGTACAATGGAGCCGCGGTTACAATGCCGTCGCCGCCGTACCGGGTCAGGTCGTCACCATCCCAGTGGCGATGCGTATTCCGGGCGCCTATTTCCTCTTCGCCGAGGTTACCTACGCCTACAAACCGCCGATGAATTTCGGCTTCGTCGGGCCGCTGAAGCTGGGCGATTCGCTCTACATGCTGCCGCGCAACTCCAACAAGATCGACTGTACGGGATGCTGA